In the genome of Bremerella sp. JC817, one region contains:
- a CDS encoding YbaN family protein, whose product MNHPPVPPINWSKRLIYLACAIFFFTLAIIGMVLPIVPATPFLLVTSYFLVRSFPKLNDLLLDTPYFGPILYDWEVRKGIRPIVKLQAIGTVVLGWGISILLFPIPVWALILMAVLVIVGIVFIYRVPAPREIDPKAITEEAEKEETQPEPESHSIKPTQPPSSVAKDR is encoded by the coding sequence ATGAATCATCCTCCGGTCCCACCGATTAACTGGTCGAAGCGCCTGATCTACCTCGCCTGTGCGATCTTCTTTTTCACGCTGGCGATTATCGGGATGGTTTTGCCCATCGTCCCGGCAACGCCGTTTCTGCTGGTGACCAGCTACTTCCTGGTGCGTTCGTTCCCGAAGCTGAACGACCTGCTGCTCGATACACCCTACTTCGGGCCTATCTTGTACGACTGGGAAGTTCGCAAAGGGATTCGCCCGATCGTCAAGCTGCAAGCGATCGGCACGGTGGTGCTGGGCTGGGGGATCTCGATCTTGCTCTTTCCGATTCCGGTCTGGGCGTTGATCTTGATGGCCGTACTGGTGATCGTGGGGATCGTGTTCATCTATCGCGTGCCAGCGCCACGCGAGATCGATCCGAAGGCAATCACCGAGGAAGCGGAAAAGGAAGAAACGCAGCCTGAGCCCGAGAGCCATTCCATCAAGCCGACGCAACCGCCATCGAGCGTGGCGAAAGATCGTTAG
- a CDS encoding thymidylate synthase: protein MKQYLDLMQRILDDGVEKHDRTGTGTLSIFGHQMRFDLAEGFPAVTTKKLHLRSIIHELLWFLQGDTNIKYLRDNKVSIWDEWADEEGNLGPVYGKQWRSWQTPSGETIDQITQLVEQIKTNPDSRRLIVSAWNVADVPNMALPPCHLLFQFYVAEGKLSCQLYQRSADVFLGVPFNIASYALMTMMIAQVCDLQPGDFVHTFGDAHLYLNHLEQTKLQLSRDLRPLPTMKINPEVKDLFAFKFEDFELVNYAPHPHISAPVAV from the coding sequence ATGAAGCAGTATCTCGACCTGATGCAGCGAATTCTCGACGACGGGGTCGAAAAGCACGACCGCACCGGGACCGGAACGCTGAGCATCTTCGGCCATCAAATGCGGTTCGATCTGGCGGAAGGCTTTCCGGCGGTTACCACCAAGAAGCTGCACCTGCGTTCGATCATCCACGAACTGCTGTGGTTCCTCCAGGGAGATACTAACATCAAGTATCTCCGCGACAACAAGGTCAGCATCTGGGACGAGTGGGCCGACGAAGAGGGCAACCTCGGCCCGGTCTACGGCAAGCAGTGGCGAAGCTGGCAGACTCCCAGCGGCGAAACGATCGACCAGATCACACAGTTGGTCGAGCAGATCAAAACCAATCCTGACTCGCGGCGATTGATTGTTTCGGCCTGGAATGTGGCCGACGTCCCGAACATGGCGCTTCCGCCGTGCCATCTGTTATTTCAGTTCTACGTGGCCGAAGGCAAGCTCTCGTGCCAGTTGTATCAGCGTAGTGCCGACGTCTTTTTGGGTGTTCCCTTCAACATCGCTTCGTACGCGTTGATGACGATGATGATCGCCCAGGTTTGCGACTTGCAGCCAGGCGACTTCGTCCACACGTTTGGCGACGCGCACCTCTACCTGAACCATCTCGAGCAAACGAAGCTTCAGCTTTCACGCGATCTTCGTCCGTTGCCGACGATGAAGATCAATCCCGAGGTGAAGGACCTGTTCGCGTTCAAGTTCGAAGACTTCGAACTGGTGAACTACGCCCCGCACCCACATATCTCTGCACCGGTGGCCGTATGA
- a CDS encoding sugar phosphate isomerase/epimerase family protein: MFRYAICNETYQDWTLETALAHAKEAGYDAIEIAPFTLAATAYDLDAKQRGQIRNQIEDAELEVIGLHWLLAKTEGFYLTTPDDAVRQKTSDYFCELARLCHDLGGKIMVLGSPQQRNLLPGVSESEAMRLAADCLRKAMPTLEQYDVTLALEPLGPAEGDFLNTAEKGMELMDMIDSPNCKIHLDVKAMSAEEKPIPQIIRETAPHIAHFHANDPNKRGPGMGDVDFVPIFQALKEVRYNGWVSVEVFDYEPGIESLVKDSIAYMHECEAALI; encoded by the coding sequence ATGTTCCGCTACGCCATCTGCAACGAAACTTACCAGGACTGGACGTTGGAAACCGCTTTGGCCCACGCCAAGGAAGCAGGTTACGACGCCATCGAAATCGCGCCTTTCACCCTGGCGGCAACTGCGTACGATCTCGACGCCAAGCAGCGCGGGCAGATCCGCAACCAGATCGAAGACGCCGAACTGGAAGTGATTGGCCTGCACTGGCTGTTGGCGAAGACCGAAGGCTTCTACCTCACCACGCCCGACGATGCAGTGCGTCAGAAGACGAGCGATTACTTCTGTGAACTGGCTCGACTGTGCCACGACCTGGGCGGCAAGATCATGGTCCTGGGAAGCCCTCAACAGCGGAACCTGCTTCCCGGCGTGAGCGAATCGGAAGCGATGCGTCTGGCGGCCGACTGTCTGCGAAAGGCGATGCCGACGCTCGAACAGTACGACGTGACATTGGCGCTGGAACCACTCGGACCTGCCGAAGGAGACTTCCTGAACACGGCCGAGAAGGGAATGGAATTGATGGACATGATCGATTCCCCTAACTGCAAGATTCACCTCGACGTGAAGGCGATGTCGGCGGAAGAAAAGCCGATCCCGCAGATCATCCGCGAGACCGCCCCGCACATCGCCCACTTCCACGCCAACGACCCCAACAAGCGGGGTCCAGGCATGGGGGACGTGGACTTCGTGCCGATTTTCCAGGCTCTCAAAGAAGTTCGCTACAATGGCTGGGTATCGGTGGAAGTCTTTGATTACGAACCTGGCATCGAGTCGCTGGTCAAAGACAGCATTGCCTATATGCACGAATGCGAAGCGGCCCTGATCTAG
- a CDS encoding VOC family protein codes for MPDLLLEAVNPVLPSRDVKAAIQFYVEKLGFSVSYQDADDPRYASVIRDRVEIHLRWHDASSWDRVERPNIRIAVCDVEHLYSVFQPLGIFASDTTLRDTAFGTREFGFFDPDGNLLTFYSDLGE; via the coding sequence ATGCCCGACCTCCTGCTTGAAGCCGTGAACCCCGTCCTGCCTTCCCGCGATGTGAAGGCCGCCATCCAGTTCTATGTCGAGAAGCTCGGCTTCTCGGTTTCGTACCAGGATGCAGACGATCCACGTTATGCGTCGGTGATTCGCGATCGTGTCGAAATCCATCTCCGCTGGCACGATGCTTCCAGCTGGGATCGCGTCGAACGGCCGAACATTCGAATTGCAGTTTGCGATGTCGAGCATTTGTACAGCGTGTTTCAGCCGCTGGGGATCTTCGCGTCGGACACGACGCTTCGTGATACCGCTTTCGGGACGCGGGAGTTTGGCTTCTTCGATCCTGATGGCAACCTGCTGACGTTCTATTCCGATCTGGGCGAATAA
- a CDS encoding dihydrofolate reductase, with protein MRLSMVVAASEDWVIGRDGDMPWRLSSDLKRFKSVTMGHSIIMGRKTYESIGRLLPGRTTIIVTRDATYAVEGAVIAHSVNEAIAACEGAEEAFVVGGAEIYQAFLPWATRLHLTRVHATIPDGDTHFPILDFDEWKCESAEEIPADEKNDYPTRYEIWDRLPPT; from the coding sequence ATGAGACTCTCGATGGTGGTCGCGGCGAGCGAAGACTGGGTCATCGGACGCGATGGCGACATGCCTTGGCGATTGTCGAGCGACCTGAAGCGATTCAAGAGTGTCACCATGGGACACTCGATCATCATGGGTCGCAAGACGTACGAATCGATCGGTCGGCTGCTGCCAGGGCGAACGACGATCATCGTCACACGCGACGCAACCTATGCCGTTGAAGGTGCCGTGATTGCACATAGCGTCAACGAAGCGATTGCGGCCTGCGAAGGTGCCGAAGAGGCGTTCGTCGTCGGTGGTGCCGAGATCTATCAGGCATTTCTTCCGTGGGCCACGCGTCTGCATCTGACCCGGGTACATGCCACGATTCCCGATGGCGACACCCACTTCCCAATCCTCGACTTCGACGAGTGGAAGTGCGAATCGGCCGAAGAGATTCCGGCCGACGAGAAGAACGACTATCCGACCCGCTACGAGATTTGGGATCGGTTGCCCCCCACTTAG
- a CDS encoding DUF4198 domain-containing protein — protein sequence MIRILSALLLTGTLVSLASAHDTWVETNTGILRTGDAIYVDLKLGNHGNNHRDFKLASKANPADGTWDVVQPDGSKFDLTSVAVDLGYAPKEGFWNAKYVADEPGLYLVSHARDSIVNHGHPVRSVKSGKTFFIVSDSLAQVPSDLTGFDKPQGHALELVPTENPVAPLGPGKPIAVQLLFQGKPLADTVVSFIPRRETLQEGFDETYERKTDANGQASFTPKSGDQYLVVAHLEQPEASGDGYDATKYSATLLVIVPERCPCCGE from the coding sequence ATGATACGTATCCTTTCCGCATTGCTTTTGACTGGCACGCTCGTTTCGTTGGCCTCGGCGCACGATACGTGGGTGGAAACCAACACCGGAATCCTCCGCACCGGCGACGCGATCTACGTCGATCTGAAGCTGGGAAACCATGGCAACAACCATCGTGACTTCAAGTTGGCCAGCAAAGCGAACCCAGCCGACGGCACGTGGGACGTTGTCCAGCCCGATGGATCGAAGTTTGACCTGACCAGTGTCGCGGTCGACCTTGGCTATGCTCCGAAGGAAGGCTTCTGGAACGCCAAGTATGTTGCCGACGAGCCAGGGCTGTATCTCGTTTCGCACGCCCGCGATTCGATCGTGAACCATGGGCATCCGGTTCGCAGCGTGAAGAGCGGCAAGACTTTCTTCATCGTCAGCGACAGCCTGGCTCAAGTTCCCAGCGATCTGACCGGCTTCGACAAACCTCAAGGGCATGCGTTGGAATTGGTTCCGACCGAGAACCCTGTCGCTCCGCTGGGCCCTGGCAAGCCGATCGCCGTGCAGCTTCTTTTCCAAGGCAAGCCGCTGGCCGACACCGTGGTGTCGTTCATCCCGCGCCGCGAAACGCTGCAAGAAGGTTTCGACGAAACGTACGAACGCAAAACCGACGCCAACGGCCAGGCCAGCTTCACTCCGAAGAGCGGTGACCAGTATCTGGTCGTGGCTCATCTGGAGCAGCCAGAAGCAAGCGGCGATGGCTACGATGCGACGAAGTACAGTGCGACGCTGCTGGTGATTGTGCCGGAGCGTTGCCCTTGCTGCGGCGAGTAA
- a CDS encoding iron-containing alcohol dehydrogenase, translated as MAQSWSFFSAGQLTFGCGSRHELGKLAAGRRFRKVLIVTDATLEGLGLVQPLISDLMQHGLQVELFDGSVAEPDLEIAKNATLAATTFQPDAIVGLGGGSNIDLAKITSVLATHGGEAQDYFGWNNVPGPIIPVIAMPTTAGTGSEVSQSAVLTDRAASMKVSMLSQFMRPALAIVDPELTYTCPKQVTADSGIDALTHAIEAYLSKDASKIPAEPGEPVPYSGCTPIGELFAEEAIVLVGRYLVAAVHDPKNREAREKMSLAATLAGLAFSNCGVAVVHALEYPIGGRVHCSHGGGNGLLLPYVMRYNLGERETKLSRIAQLMDPIVDYGSDMEGAMQAIRLVEQLKSLIGIPEKLSALGVTKEMLPEFADKSFAITRLMTINPRTPSRDDLLEILTEAL; from the coding sequence ATGGCACAATCCTGGAGCTTCTTCTCGGCCGGCCAACTAACGTTCGGCTGCGGATCTCGTCACGAACTTGGCAAGCTTGCCGCCGGACGACGCTTTCGCAAAGTGCTGATCGTTACCGATGCCACGCTTGAAGGACTCGGCCTGGTGCAGCCATTAATCAGCGACTTGATGCAGCATGGCCTGCAAGTCGAACTGTTTGATGGAAGCGTCGCCGAGCCTGATCTCGAGATCGCCAAGAACGCGACGCTTGCCGCGACCACCTTCCAGCCCGATGCGATCGTCGGGCTGGGTGGCGGAAGCAACATCGACCTGGCGAAGATCACGTCGGTGTTGGCCACCCATGGCGGCGAAGCTCAGGATTACTTTGGCTGGAACAACGTGCCGGGACCTATTATCCCGGTGATTGCCATGCCGACCACAGCCGGAACCGGCAGCGAAGTTTCGCAGTCGGCCGTGCTGACCGATCGTGCGGCCAGCATGAAGGTGAGCATGCTCAGCCAGTTCATGCGTCCCGCCCTGGCGATCGTCGATCCAGAACTGACCTATACCTGTCCGAAACAGGTCACCGCCGACAGTGGCATCGACGCGCTGACGCACGCCATCGAGGCTTACCTCTCGAAGGACGCATCCAAGATTCCCGCCGAACCGGGCGAACCGGTTCCTTACAGTGGCTGCACGCCGATTGGCGAACTGTTCGCCGAAGAAGCGATCGTGCTCGTCGGGCGCTATCTCGTCGCGGCTGTTCACGATCCGAAAAATCGCGAAGCACGCGAGAAGATGTCGCTGGCAGCGACGCTGGCTGGCCTCGCGTTTTCGAACTGCGGCGTCGCGGTTGTCCACGCACTGGAATACCCAATCGGCGGCCGCGTCCACTGCAGCCATGGCGGCGGCAACGGTTTGCTTCTGCCGTACGTCATGCGATACAACCTGGGCGAGCGAGAAACCAAGCTCTCGCGGATTGCCCAGTTGATGGATCCGATCGTCGACTACGGAAGCGACATGGAAGGGGCGATGCAGGCCATTCGCCTGGTCGAACAGCTCAAGAGCCTGATCGGCATTCCCGAGAAGCTGAGTGCCCTGGGGGTCACGAAAGAGATGCTCCCCGAGTTCGCCGACAAATCGTTCGCGATCACGCGACTGATGACCATCAATCCACGCACGCCATCGCGTGACGATCTGCTCGAAATTCTCACCGAAGCGTTATAG
- the ricT gene encoding regulatory iron-sulfur-containing complex subunit RicT, translated as MAKYIIRYGAMRFIGVFSARAKDEYVRDDKVIIRTKRGLEVGEVLCEATDEAVAQLNDPAFGSIMRAMSAEDEKQMLHMLGDTQREVETVRRVIGEMNLPMQLVDVEHLFGGERVVVYYLAESRVDFRELVKALASELQTRIEMRQIGVRDEAKLLADYGDCGKPVCCNTHLSEMPPVSMRMAKLQKATLDPTKISGRCGRLKCCLRYEYDTYEELQRDLPPIGSDIVTGSGRGRVLNHEILAGQLLVRMEDNRNIMIDASEVLTVLKRGNGSTGGSSRRGKRRDKKDAPDEGGNPNQSNPEATED; from the coding sequence ATGGCGAAATACATCATTCGCTACGGGGCAATGCGTTTCATCGGCGTGTTCTCGGCCCGTGCCAAGGATGAATATGTCCGCGACGATAAGGTCATCATCCGCACCAAGCGAGGCTTGGAGGTGGGTGAAGTTTTGTGCGAAGCGACCGACGAAGCGGTGGCTCAGCTGAACGATCCTGCTTTTGGCAGTATCATGCGAGCAATGTCTGCCGAAGACGAGAAGCAGATGCTGCACATGCTGGGGGATACCCAGCGCGAGGTTGAAACGGTACGCCGCGTGATTGGTGAGATGAATCTGCCAATGCAGTTGGTCGACGTCGAGCATTTGTTCGGTGGCGAACGCGTCGTGGTGTACTACCTCGCCGAATCACGGGTCGACTTCCGCGAGCTAGTCAAAGCACTCGCATCGGAACTGCAAACGCGAATCGAGATGCGTCAGATTGGTGTTCGCGACGAAGCCAAGCTGCTGGCCGATTACGGCGATTGCGGTAAGCCCGTCTGCTGCAACACGCACCTCAGCGAGATGCCCCCCGTTTCGATGCGGATGGCCAAGCTGCAGAAGGCAACGCTCGACCCAACGAAGATTTCAGGTCGCTGCGGAAGACTCAAATGTTGCCTGCGCTACGAGTATGATACCTACGAAGAGCTGCAGCGTGATCTGCCTCCGATTGGTAGCGATATCGTGACCGGCAGTGGCCGAGGCCGCGTGCTGAACCACGAGATCCTGGCCGGACAATTGTTGGTGCGGATGGAAGACAACCGCAATATCATGATCGATGCCAGCGAGGTGCTGACAGTCCTCAAGCGAGGCAACGGCAGTACCGGGGGATCGTCGCGACGTGGCAAACGCCGCGATAAGAAAGATGCCCCGGACGAAGGCGGCAACCCAAATCAAAGCAACCCAGAAGCCACCGAGGATTAA
- a CDS encoding Minf_1886 family protein, which yields MSEDTYSAFMQLLKDDPRYRMEAYQFVREALSFGQRFHEEQIELDEEEEEEEDLDLECFDEDEDDFDEELESWDEDEDVERHLTGQILCQAIRTYALQQYGLLAKVVLNSWGLHTTSDFGEIVYNLIGIGMMRKSKSDRREDFDDQYDFEEAFVNDFEFETSEESGQS from the coding sequence ATGTCCGAAGACACTTATTCGGCCTTCATGCAGCTGCTGAAAGACGACCCGCGCTACCGCATGGAAGCGTACCAGTTCGTGCGCGAAGCCCTCTCTTTCGGACAACGTTTTCACGAAGAGCAGATCGAACTGGACGAGGAAGAGGAAGAGGAAGAAGACCTCGACCTGGAATGCTTCGACGAAGATGAAGACGATTTCGACGAAGAACTCGAAAGCTGGGACGAAGATGAAGACGTCGAACGGCATCTGACCGGCCAGATTCTTTGCCAGGCGATTCGTACCTATGCCCTGCAGCAGTACGGCTTGCTGGCCAAGGTGGTGCTCAATTCGTGGGGACTCCACACGACCAGCGACTTTGGCGAGATCGTGTACAACTTGATTGGCATCGGCATGATGCGGAAGTCGAAGTCAGATCGCCGCGAAGACTTCGACGATCAGTACGATTTCGAGGAAGCGTTTGTGAACGACTTCGAGTTTGAAACCTCCGAGGAATCGGGGCAGTCGTAA
- a CDS encoding STAS domain-containing protein, giving the protein MSAGMEPFTSAAEQGGMKAKTDSSLVTFETIDDIYVVTPRVQNMRDANICLSIREKVIDFSRTHRLEKVLIDLSQVRFMSSVGVRVLATLLREVCEVQGRIVACGLHGELRGVLFVCSLISDDIHQPGPIEVAASRDDGLACLRSL; this is encoded by the coding sequence ATGTCGGCTGGGATGGAACCATTTACCTCTGCGGCGGAGCAAGGCGGCATGAAGGCCAAGACCGATTCTTCCCTGGTTACGTTCGAAACGATCGACGATATCTACGTCGTTACACCTCGCGTCCAAAATATGCGGGACGCGAACATCTGCCTGAGTATTCGCGAGAAGGTCATCGATTTCAGCCGGACCCACCGCCTGGAAAAGGTCTTAATAGATCTGAGCCAGGTTCGCTTTATGTCGAGCGTGGGCGTCCGTGTGCTGGCAACTTTGCTGCGGGAAGTCTGCGAAGTTCAAGGGCGAATCGTGGCTTGTGGTCTGCATGGAGAGTTGCGGGGAGTTCTATTCGTTTGTAGCCTAATATCAGACGATATTCATCAACCGGGTCCCATTGAAGTCGCCGCCAGTCGTGACGACGGCCTCGCGTGCCTGCGTTCCCTTTAA
- the arsC gene encoding arsenate reductase (glutaredoxin) (This arsenate reductase requires both glutathione and glutaredoxin to convert arsenate to arsenite, after which the efflux transporter formed by ArsA and ArsB can extrude the arsenite from the cell, providing resistance.), with translation MMTVTIYHNPRCTKSRETLARLKDQGIEPKVELYLDNPPDVKTLKQLLKKLGLKPEQLVRKKDHKALGLPVATTDAEWIAQMAANPKIIERPIVVVGSQARLGRPPESVDEILP, from the coding sequence ATTATGACCGTCACCATCTATCACAACCCACGCTGCACCAAGAGCCGAGAGACCTTAGCCCGGCTGAAAGATCAGGGGATCGAGCCGAAGGTCGAGCTCTATCTGGATAACCCCCCTGACGTGAAGACTCTGAAGCAGCTGCTGAAAAAACTGGGCCTTAAGCCCGAGCAGTTGGTCCGAAAGAAGGACCACAAAGCACTGGGTTTGCCGGTTGCTACCACCGATGCGGAATGGATTGCCCAGATGGCGGCTAATCCTAAGATCATTGAACGGCCGATCGTAGTGGTGGGTAGCCAGGCCCGGCTAGGACGTCCGCCAGAAAGCGTCGACGAAATCCTGCCGTAG
- a CDS encoding DUF1559 domain-containing protein encodes MNRRQAFTLVELLVVIAIIGILIALLLPAVQQAREAARRMSCTNNLKQLGLAMHNYESTHRVLPRFGQRDADFSVQARLLPYIEQGNLYDLLDFSQVAFTGSWSEKVPNPAFVNAFATPISVYLCPSDPAPESTTLTTSGGPVTYGGLNYMVSIGSGTGTNYDFRFRTDGPFFEPSGCKFSALTDGLSNTVLMNETVRSVGPDQTLATGELPKFPYQMTLNGSSGVGTTQGSQRGMPGSGSPWSGYTDSNGNIANADVGSFWNQFANWRGGESPALRGRGTTWAFSGAINSATNGYLAPNSRTPDVVTHFTGYFAARSYHPGGAEVVFGDGSVQFLPSTIDLTTNRSLYSGSGGEVIGEY; translated from the coding sequence ATGAACAGACGACAAGCGTTTACGCTGGTCGAACTGCTGGTGGTGATTGCCATCATCGGCATTTTGATCGCGTTACTTCTGCCTGCCGTGCAGCAAGCGCGTGAAGCTGCCCGGCGAATGAGTTGCACGAACAATCTCAAGCAACTGGGATTGGCGATGCATAACTACGAATCGACGCACCGCGTGCTGCCTCGCTTTGGCCAGCGCGATGCCGACTTCTCGGTTCAGGCTCGTTTGTTGCCTTACATCGAACAAGGCAACTTGTACGACCTGCTCGACTTCTCTCAGGTCGCGTTCACCGGCAGTTGGAGCGAAAAGGTTCCGAACCCGGCGTTCGTCAACGCGTTTGCCACGCCGATTTCGGTTTACCTTTGTCCGAGTGATCCGGCTCCAGAGTCGACCACACTGACCACCAGCGGCGGCCCGGTAACCTATGGCGGGCTGAACTACATGGTCAGCATCGGTAGCGGTACCGGAACGAATTACGACTTTCGTTTCCGCACCGACGGTCCGTTTTTTGAACCGAGTGGCTGCAAGTTCTCGGCCTTGACCGATGGCCTCAGCAACACGGTATTGATGAACGAAACCGTTCGCAGCGTTGGCCCAGACCAGACGCTGGCAACCGGCGAACTTCCGAAGTTCCCTTACCAGATGACGCTCAACGGTTCGAGTGGCGTGGGCACCACGCAAGGCTCGCAGCGGGGTATGCCCGGAAGTGGCAGCCCATGGAGCGGCTATACCGACAGCAACGGCAACATTGCGAACGCCGACGTCGGTTCGTTCTGGAATCAGTTCGCCAATTGGCGTGGCGGAGAAAGCCCAGCCTTGCGTGGTCGCGGGACCACGTGGGCATTCAGTGGCGCGATCAACTCGGCGACCAATGGTTACCTTGCGCCAAACAGTCGAACGCCGGATGTGGTGACGCACTTCACCGGTTACTTCGCGGCTCGCAGTTATCATCCCGGCGGCGCCGAGGTGGTCTTCGGCGACGGTTCGGTGCAATTTCTTCCCAGTACGATCGATCTGACCACCAACCGCAGTCTCTACAGTGGCAGCGGTGGCGAAGTGATCGGCGAATACTAA
- a CDS encoding STAS domain-containing protein: MNDATSDLVQHDLANDVLVLTPKVDQMRDTDVCYSIHDEMTDYVQQIEHRRVVIDMQKVNFVSSTGILAFLNLRRALSETDEKVIFCNLSSALAGMFKICKLISENPDDPTPFSSVDTLESALTASFS, encoded by the coding sequence ATGAACGACGCAACTTCTGATCTAGTGCAGCACGACCTTGCCAATGATGTTCTTGTCCTGACCCCGAAGGTCGATCAAATGCGCGACACGGACGTGTGCTATTCGATCCACGACGAGATGACCGACTACGTTCAGCAGATCGAACATCGCCGGGTGGTGATCGACATGCAGAAAGTTAACTTCGTCAGCAGCACCGGGATCCTCGCCTTTTTGAACCTCCGCCGCGCCCTCTCGGAAACAGACGAGAAGGTGATCTTCTGCAATCTTTCTTCCGCCCTGGCCGGCATGTTCAAGATCTGCAAATTAATCTCGGAAAACCCTGACGATCCAACGCCGTTTTCGTCCGTAGACACTCTCGAGTCGGCCCTGACTGCCAGCTTCAGCTAG
- a CDS encoding P-II family nitrogen regulator has translation MKQGRSLHAAAGGLDFVPIAKEFSHVKQIIAIVKPYLAEKVLDTLSRAPLEALNVREVKGFGRQKNYLDEYSESEYSKTFLPKIEISMWLDDSRVEETVRKIVAVARSGRMGDGKIFVLPMTFHADMIDFAEYEARQNQKEN, from the coding sequence ATGAAGCAGGGTCGGTCGTTGCATGCGGCCGCCGGCGGCTTGGATTTCGTTCCGATCGCGAAAGAATTCAGTCACGTGAAGCAGATCATCGCCATTGTTAAGCCTTACCTGGCCGAGAAAGTGCTCGACACGCTCAGCCGTGCCCCGCTGGAAGCATTGAATGTCCGCGAGGTCAAAGGGTTTGGTCGGCAGAAGAATTACCTGGACGAGTACAGCGAGAGCGAGTACTCGAAGACGTTTCTGCCGAAGATCGAAATCAGCATGTGGCTCGATGACTCGCGCGTGGAAGAAACGGTGCGAAAGATCGTCGCGGTCGCGCGAAGCGGGCGAATGGGTGATGGTAAGATCTTTGTACTGCCCATGACCTTCCATGCCGACATGATCGATTTCGCCGAATACGAAGCCCGTCAGAACCAAAAAGAAAACTGA
- a CDS encoding site-specific DNA-methyltransferase, giving the protein MATPLELPATGLTTGDCIAEMKKLPDGCIDLAFADPPFNIGYKYDVYDDRRSVDEYLDWSEAWMAEVQRVLKPTGAFWLAIGDEFAAELKVLATRTLGLHCRNWVVWYYTFGVHCKSKFTRSHAHIFYFTKDAKKFTFNDEPIRVPSARMLVYGDKRANPKGRVPDDTWILRPQDVPESFSSEEDTWYFPRVAGTFKERAGFHGCQMPEQLLGRIIKSCSNEGEIVMDPFAGSGSTLVTAKKLGRQFLGYELSEEYSRQIGQRLEKTSVGDALVGAENPTTSAPSTAKGRRLKSSTPST; this is encoded by the coding sequence GTGGCGACGCCGCTTGAACTACCCGCCACTGGTCTGACTACCGGCGATTGCATTGCCGAGATGAAGAAGCTGCCCGATGGCTGCATCGATCTCGCCTTCGCCGATCCTCCGTTCAACATTGGTTATAAGTACGACGTCTACGACGACCGCCGCTCGGTCGACGAATACCTCGATTGGAGCGAGGCCTGGATGGCGGAAGTCCAGCGCGTACTCAAACCAACCGGGGCTTTCTGGCTGGCGATAGGCGACGAGTTCGCGGCCGAGCTGAAGGTCTTGGCGACGCGAACGCTGGGTCTACATTGCCGTAACTGGGTCGTGTGGTATTACACCTTCGGCGTGCATTGCAAAAGCAAGTTCACCCGCAGCCACGCCCACATCTTCTACTTCACCAAAGACGCCAAAAAATTCACCTTCAACGACGAACCGATTCGCGTGCCGAGCGCTCGCATGCTGGTCTACGGTGATAAGCGAGCCAATCCGAAGGGACGCGTGCCGGACGATACGTGGATCCTCCGTCCGCAGGATGTGCCGGAGAGCTTCAGCAGCGAAGAAGATACGTGGTACTTCCCTCGCGTCGCCGGGACCTTTAAAGAGCGAGCCGGGTTCCATGGCTGCCAGATGCCAGAGCAACTGCTCGGACGGATCATTAAAAGCTGTTCGAACGAAGGCGAGATCGTGATGGATCCCTTCGCCGGCAGTGGCTCGACGCTGGTCACGGCAAAGAAGCTCGGACGCCAGTTTCTCGGTTACGAACTGTCGGAAGAGTACTCGCGGCAGATTGGTCAGCGGCTGGAAAAGACGAGCGTCGGTGACGCGCTTGTCGGCGCCGAGAACCCAACAACCAGTGCCCCGAGCACGGCCAAGGGGCGCCGCTTGAAGTCGAGCACGCCGTCGACTTAG